The following coding sequences lie in one Candidatus Margulisiibacteriota bacterium genomic window:
- a CDS encoding threonine synthase produces MSWPGLIENYREYLPVSDKTPIVTLLEGNTPLIKTHNLTNYLNTDINIYLKFEGLNPTGSFKDRGMTLAITKAVEAGSKAVMCASTGNTSASAAAYAARSGIQCIVLIPDGNIALGKLSQALMHGAKVLAIKGNFDDALLLVKDITDNYPITMVNSLNPYRIEGQKTGAFEIIEQLGGIAPDYHAIPVGNAGNITAYWKGYNEFFNLGKIKTLPKMIGFQAAGSAPIVDGHPIKDPKTIATAIKIGNPASWKSAEAARDESGGLIEKVTDEEITEAQLLLAKLEGVFCEPASAASVAGVIKKLKAGYFPKNASVVCILTGHGVKDPNRAVEIAPKPIVIEADKALILKEIGL; encoded by the coding sequence ATGAGCTGGCCAGGTTTAATAGAAAACTATAGAGAATATCTACCCGTCTCTGACAAGACCCCGATCGTTACCTTACTGGAAGGAAACACTCCACTCATTAAAACCCATAATCTCACGAACTATTTAAACACCGATATTAATATTTACTTAAAATTCGAAGGGCTTAATCCTACAGGATCTTTCAAAGATCGTGGTATGACCCTAGCCATAACCAAAGCCGTTGAAGCCGGTTCCAAAGCAGTTATGTGTGCTTCTACGGGCAATACATCTGCATCTGCTGCTGCATACGCTGCCAGGTCCGGAATACAATGCATCGTACTCATCCCGGACGGCAACATCGCACTCGGGAAGCTATCTCAGGCCTTAATGCATGGAGCAAAGGTACTGGCAATCAAAGGAAATTTCGATGATGCATTGCTGCTGGTTAAAGATATTACCGACAATTATCCGATTACCATGGTCAACTCACTTAATCCATATCGAATCGAAGGACAGAAAACCGGGGCATTTGAGATTATCGAGCAACTCGGGGGAATAGCACCGGATTATCATGCTATCCCGGTTGGTAACGCAGGAAATATTACTGCCTACTGGAAAGGCTACAACGAATTCTTTAATCTCGGAAAAATAAAGACATTACCGAAAATGATCGGATTTCAAGCAGCCGGATCTGCGCCTATCGTCGACGGCCATCCGATAAAAGACCCGAAAACCATAGCAACCGCAATCAAAATAGGTAATCCCGCCAGTTGGAAGTCCGCCGAAGCAGCTCGTGACGAATCAGGGGGGCTCATCGAAAAAGTTACTGATGAAGAAATAACTGAAGCACAGCTATTATTGGCAAAATTAGAGGGTGTTTTCTGTGAACCCGCATCTGCAGCTTCGGTTGCCGGTGTAATCAAAAAATTAAAAGCTGGCTACTTCCCTAAAAACGCAAGTGTAGTCTGTATCTTAACCGGCCATGGTGTCAAAGACCCGAACAGGGCTGTTGAAATAGCCCCGAAACCGATTGTAATAGAAGCAGATAAGGCGCTTATTTTGAAAGAAATCGGACTTTAA
- a CDS encoding DNA-3-methyladenine glycosylase, translating into MLNIPRSFYLNDTLSVAKALLGKILVRYLNGKRLAGIIVETEAYLENEESCHAYRGITARTKTMFEEGGIAYVYLIYGMYYCLNIVTESQGKGCAVLIRAVEPVDGIEIMQQLRKKTGLHDLASGPGKLAQAFNITKLDNGLDIAAGTALTIENHNDKDPEIMTTPRIGIKKAKDLPYRFFINGNQFVSQG; encoded by the coding sequence ATGCTGAATATACCGCGGTCATTTTACTTGAACGACACGCTCTCGGTAGCCAAAGCTCTGCTAGGAAAGATCCTCGTCCGATATCTCAATGGAAAAAGACTTGCAGGCATCATCGTTGAAACCGAAGCCTATCTGGAAAATGAGGAGTCGTGCCACGCCTATCGGGGTATCACAGCAAGAACAAAAACCATGTTCGAAGAGGGCGGAATCGCGTACGTCTATTTAATATATGGCATGTACTATTGCCTCAATATTGTTACTGAATCGCAAGGAAAAGGCTGCGCAGTCCTTATTCGAGCTGTCGAGCCCGTCGATGGTATAGAAATAATGCAGCAGCTTAGAAAAAAAACCGGACTTCACGACCTGGCTTCAGGCCCAGGAAAACTTGCTCAGGCTTTCAATATTACCAAGCTAGATAATGGACTTGATATTGCAGCTGGCACCGCCTTAACCATAGAAAATCACAATGATAAAGATCCGGAAATCATGACAACACCCCGGATTGGCATCAAAAAAGCCAAAGACCTGCCTTATAGATTCTTTATCAATGGTAATCAGTTTGTATCACAAGGATGA